A DNA window from Mastomys coucha isolate ucsf_1 unplaced genomic scaffold, UCSF_Mcou_1 pScaffold21, whole genome shotgun sequence contains the following coding sequences:
- the Actr1a gene encoding alpha-centractin isoform X1: MESYDVIANQPVVIDNGSGVIKAGFAGDQIPKYCFPNYVGRPKHVRVMAGALEGDIFIGPKAEEHRGLLSIRYPMEHGIVKDWNDMERIWQYVYSKDQLQTFSEEHPVLLTEAPLNPRKNRERAAEVFFETFNVPALFISMQAVLSLYATGRTTGVVLDSGDGVTHAVPIYEGFAMPHSIMRIDIAGRDVSRFLRLYLRKEGYDFHSSSEFEIVKAIKERACYLSINPQKDETLETEKAQYYLPDGSTIEIGPSRFRAPELLFRPDLIGEESEGIHEVLVFAIQKSDMDLRRTLFSNIVLSGGSTLFKGFGDRLLSEVKKLAPKDVKIRISAPQERLYSTWIGGSILASLDTFKKMWVSKKEYEEDGARSIHRKTF, encoded by the exons ATGGAGTCCTACGATGTGATCGCCAACCAGCCTGTTGTGATCGACAAC GGATCCGGTGTGATTAAAGCTGGTTTTGCTGGTGACCAGATCCCCAAATACTGCTTTCCAAACTA TGTGGGCAGACCCAAACATGTTCGTGTCATGGCAGGAGCCCTCGAAGGCGACATCTTCATTGGCCCCAAAGCTGAG GAGCACCGGGGGCTGCTGTCAATCCGCTATCCCATGGAACATGGCATCGTCAAGGACTGGAACGACATGGAACGCATCTGGCAATATGTCTATTCTAAGGACCAGCTGCAAACTTTCTCAGAGGAG CATCCTGTGCTCCTGACTGAGGCACCTTTAAACCCTCGGAAAAACCGGGAGCGAGCTGCAGAAGTTTTCTTCGAGACCTTCAATGTGCCAGCTCTCTTCATCTCCATGCAAGCGGTGCTCAGCCT TTATGCCACAGGCAGAACCACAGGCGTGGTGTTGGATTCTGGGGACGGTGTCACTCATGCAGTCCCGATTTATGAAGGCTTCGCCATGCCCCACTCCATCATGCGCATCGACATTGCTGGCAGAGACGTCTCGCGCTTCCTCCGCCTCTACCTACGGAAGGAGGGCTATGATTTCCACTCCTCCTCCGAGTTTGAGATTGTCAAGGCCATAAAGGAA AGAGCTTGCTACCTGTCTATAAACCCCCAGAAGGATGAGACACTGGAGACGGAGAAGGCTCAGTACTACCTGCCTGATGGCAGCACCATTGAG ATCGGCCCTTCCAGGTTCCGGGCCCCTGAGCTGCTGTTCAGGCCAGACCTGATTGGCGAGGAGAGTGAAGGTATCCATGAGGTGCTGGTGTTTGCTATCCAGAAGTCAGACATGGATTTACGGCGTACACTTTTTTCCAACATTGTCCTCTCAGGAGGTTCTACCCTGTTCAAAG gttttggaGACAGGCTACTGAGTGAAGTGAAGAAACTAGCTCCAAAAGACGTGAAGATCAGG ATATCTGCACCCCAGGAGAGACTGTATTCCACCTGGATTGG AGGTTCTATCCTTGCTTCCCTGGACACCTTTAAGAAGATGTGGGTCTCTAAGAAGGAATATGAAGAAGATGGTGCCCGATCCATCCACAGGAAAACCTTCTAA
- the Actr1a gene encoding alpha-centractin isoform X2 has translation MESYDVIANQPVVIDNGSGVIKAGFAGDQIPKYCFPNYVGRPKHVRVMAGALEGDIFIGPKAEEHRGLLSIRYPMEHGIVKDWNDMERIWQYVYSKDQLQTFSEEHPVLLTEAPLNPRKNRERAAEVFFETFNVPALFISMQAVLSLYATGRTTGVVLDSGDGVTHAVPIYEGFAMPHSIMRIDIAGRDVSRFLRLYLRKEGYDFHSSSEFEIVKAIKERACYLSINPQKDETLETEKAQYYLPDGSTIEIGPSRFRAPELLFRPDLIGEESEGIHEVLVFAIQKSDMDLRRTLFSNIVLSGGSTLFKDICTPGETVFHLDWRFYPCFPGHL, from the exons ATGGAGTCCTACGATGTGATCGCCAACCAGCCTGTTGTGATCGACAAC GGATCCGGTGTGATTAAAGCTGGTTTTGCTGGTGACCAGATCCCCAAATACTGCTTTCCAAACTA TGTGGGCAGACCCAAACATGTTCGTGTCATGGCAGGAGCCCTCGAAGGCGACATCTTCATTGGCCCCAAAGCTGAG GAGCACCGGGGGCTGCTGTCAATCCGCTATCCCATGGAACATGGCATCGTCAAGGACTGGAACGACATGGAACGCATCTGGCAATATGTCTATTCTAAGGACCAGCTGCAAACTTTCTCAGAGGAG CATCCTGTGCTCCTGACTGAGGCACCTTTAAACCCTCGGAAAAACCGGGAGCGAGCTGCAGAAGTTTTCTTCGAGACCTTCAATGTGCCAGCTCTCTTCATCTCCATGCAAGCGGTGCTCAGCCT TTATGCCACAGGCAGAACCACAGGCGTGGTGTTGGATTCTGGGGACGGTGTCACTCATGCAGTCCCGATTTATGAAGGCTTCGCCATGCCCCACTCCATCATGCGCATCGACATTGCTGGCAGAGACGTCTCGCGCTTCCTCCGCCTCTACCTACGGAAGGAGGGCTATGATTTCCACTCCTCCTCCGAGTTTGAGATTGTCAAGGCCATAAAGGAA AGAGCTTGCTACCTGTCTATAAACCCCCAGAAGGATGAGACACTGGAGACGGAGAAGGCTCAGTACTACCTGCCTGATGGCAGCACCATTGAG ATCGGCCCTTCCAGGTTCCGGGCCCCTGAGCTGCTGTTCAGGCCAGACCTGATTGGCGAGGAGAGTGAAGGTATCCATGAGGTGCTGGTGTTTGCTATCCAGAAGTCAGACATGGATTTACGGCGTACACTTTTTTCCAACATTGTCCTCTCAGGAGGTTCTACCCTGTTCAAAG ATATCTGCACCCCAGGAGAGACTGTATTCCACCTGGATTGG AGGTTCTATCCTTGCTTCCCTGGACACCTTTAA